TACTGTTTACAGTTTATATTAATGGTCCAACAGATAATGCTTAAAACTCCATAAGgccatttgcagatgacgctgtttctTTAGGacggtcacaatgccacaagatgAGGAAAACAAGATGACCTGTAGAGGATCGACAACTGGTGCAaggactggcagttgactctgaatataAATGAATGTAATGCACTGTGAGTAAATAGGCAAACAGATCTACTATTGTTCAGTTGCACTACTGATGATAAATCATTATAAACCgtaactactgtaaaatacctaggaataaccatCCAGAGCACCCTTTGGAAACACCACATAAACAGTTGGGCTCAGACTCACtgggaaaatcttaaggaaatataattcattaataaaagaagtggcttacaaagcacttgttTGCTGGTTCTAGTGTTTTTCTCATCAGTCCGGGACACTTTTCCAGATTAGGATTAATAGAAGGTGTACAAAAGATCGaaggaagagcagcacattttgccaCCAGATTTTTTAGTCTGCACAAGAGCATTACAGGGATGCTCAGCAAACTAAAACAGtgacagattctgcaagagaggcactgcaCATCAGACAGGTTTGCTGTTGAAAATGCAAGAGGAgtcagcaaaatttcctcccataTGTATTTCGTAAAACGACCACGACGAAATAAAAAGAAAGTTGCAAATTAGAGATCATAATAAGGTTTATCTACAATCACTGTTCCCAATGTCATTCATTAATGAAACATGAAAGGAAGAGGGAGAAGAAaatgtggtaccagaagtaccctccaccacacacactgTCAAATGGCCTGCTTTGTGCAAATGCAGATGTTAAGATCAGTTCCAGTTAATTTTCATAAGTATCTTCAGATCTGGTGACCCATGTAACAGTTAACCTCAGTCTGTGTCAATGTCAAAAGTGTATAATGTCTTGCTAATTCATAAAGCTTTGAGCAGGTTATTTTccaagtttctttttatttaatcaaaataaatTGCTTCAAACTCCAGGACAGCTTACTTTGTCAAATCAGCAGAGAGTAGGTTGGCATGATTGTGCAGCAGCAACACTTGATACCATCTTCTTGGTTGTGTTTCTTAAATTGTAACTACAAAATGTGCTAGATGCTGACAACAAATCTCAGTTGTGACTATCACACCTCTGGGAAGCAATTTCTAGTACTCATTATCATCTTTGTGCCACGAGATGCATAACAACGTCTGTTGCGGGTGTACACTGGTCTCTGCATGGAGAGATGATTTCTGCTGAGGCTCAGAAATTGATTTTTTCTGTTGAAGTTAACTTAAATGCACCATAGCTCATCATCAATAATGACACTGGGTAGGAACACTTGTTCTTCAGAAGCAAAAATGCAGGTATGGCAGTACCCATACACCTAACTTTCGGATCGGGGCTACTGAGTGGACACAGGTGATAAATGGTCACAGTTCACACCTGCCAATtactgagtacactgatatggtcatAACAGACTGAAAATTTAAATGGTCATAACAGACTGAAAATTTAAATGGTCTTATTCAAAGCACACTGATCTCCCTTAAGTCTTCCTGAATGCAGAGAATCACTCACATCAAAACTACCAACGAGAAAACCACTTTTTGGCTTGATTTAAACAATGGTACTCTTTGCATACACAGCACAAATAGTTCCAGCTGCCTCTATCAAAATTAAAGCAAACAATGTTTCTCCAGCAAACACACTATTTTCTATTGATCGTGACACTTGTTAGTTTCAAATTTGCAAAATTCCATATGTATAATCTCATCAATAATACTAGCACTTCAAGAAAACTAAAgtcaataaatacatttttaacaaCCCTCATACTCAAAGCCTTCAGGTAAATTTCAATATGATGACAAATTGGGTGTTCCTCACTCGCAACCTGCACCCAATTAATACATCAATAGTGTTCTGCAGTGTTAACTGGGTTTGTTGTGAATATTTTGCACTGAAACTCacactacaaaaataaataattttatgcttgCTAAAGTATGAGATACAGCACATGCTGTAGATTGTACGTACAAGGTGCAATGAGACGGAAAACCTCAGGTGGTGATGAGCCACCTTCAGCTGCTTCATTGAGGGCCAGGCAAAAAATTTCTGGAATGAATCACTATTACTAGTTCAACATTAACCACAGTTTCACTTGTGTAAACTTGCCATTAATTGTAATTAGCACAAGATTACATCCGAAGATCAAAGACATTTTGCTGTAAAAAGTTCTAACATTCTAGGAATCAATAATTCTCTTCAAATATTATGGCTGAATGCCTCCCTTCCAATGTCAAGGCAAGCTAGCAGCTGACACATGAGTAAAATTTGTACTTATTTGTTCCTTGAGAAGCTACAACATTCTGATGTTTCACCCCAAACTTTTTGTAATAATGTTGACCTGTTGAACCTGCAGCTTCTTTTAGAaaccaaagaaaattattttcagctaAAGTGCAATTATGGTGTACCAGGCTCTTCCACTACATGCTCTGTTGGCAATCTGTTTCTTTTGGTCACAGCCAATAAGATGGTAGTATGAGGTAGCCAATCAGAATCGATGAATCTAACAATTTCCTTCGACAGAAGGTACAAActaattaaatttgtttttgatatggaaagcaagaagaaaagcaaatatgctgTCAGAATGAACTGTAGTGTAGACCAAGGCCTAAATTAGGTTGGAATGTGATAATTTGATAGTGAGCTGGCAAAGCCAATAAATGTGAATAGAAGCAAACTAGATGCACTGACAAACTGGCCTGTAGTGACGCCTGAGGCCGAAGTTAGAAAGGACTGTGAcaattctgttgtgacttggcaaagcCAACAAATCTCACCAGGAAAACATGATTGCTATAATAGACAACATGTAGCTTAGCCTGAGGTGTAAGTTCATCATTGCAATAACATATTTGTTTGCGTTATTTCTGATTTTGGTGAAAAGTCTCACAATGTGGTTAAAGTTTCACCTAATAGAGGAACATCCCAGCTAACTTTATTTAAGAACCACAGGAACTTATGAATGAGCATTCTGACTGACTACTGACAAGAGACTAATGATTCATCATGATTACTTCCCATCATTCACCATGCATATAGCCAACTGCAGCTGTCCCActaatatttatttgtttcttgtagCGGAGGTGAGTTATTACCTGATGACAGTCAGATATGCTGAAAACCTGCTCATAATAAATAACATCTGTTTATCACCataacaaatgtcaaattacaaTTTTAATTTAGATGATGTGACAAAGGTGTTACAGTGTTATTCTTTTGTGTGTAAACTGTTGAATGTCTTAGACAGAGGTCTACATGTGAAGGAAGAAATTATACCATACACAAATAAGACATACTGGCGATTACGTCACAACTATTATCAACTGAAGCATATAAAACTCCATTCAAACTACAGTAATAAAGTTCTATTGTAGAAAAGATAATTTTGTTATAGCAAACTTACCTGTCTAATAGACATTGTACAAAGAATGTACAAGAATATAAAGGAACATTCTGTGTAATCATCTCCAGGCAGATTCCTGTGAGACAGTCCTTGGATCCAAGAAATTGGAACAAAAGGTAATCTTGCAACAACTCTTCCATCAAAGCTGAATGAAAAGTTCGGAGATGTATGACTTACAGAATGCTTTAAACATTTTAGGCATTTGAAATTTCTTATGTAAGATACTTACATACTATTAAACATGCTCAAAAGAGCAGTGAaggcaaaaccaattgcaaaaactgatttcattttcaCTAATGACAGATCTCTATTATTGTTCttcaatttctcttcttctctttctattttcttcttgtgttgtttATCAAAAGAGTCACCATGTGCCTCTTTTCGTTTCTCCACTGAAATTAAACAAACATGTGTCATTACATTAATTTATTTACACTTTTCCATTAATTTGCAGATGATATATTTACCACCATTTACTGCACAGAATAAGGAATTCATTAACTTACATTGAACAGTCTTAATCATGATTCAGACTGTAGTGAAGTTCCATGTACACCCACTCTCCTTTGACCAATgatgataaaacttttttttaacaaattgaTCTGTTGGGATTAGGTGAGATGTTAGGCGGTGATGGTTTGGTTGTGCACTGATAAAGGAGGCAATCAAAGTGCCATTACAAAAAGCATACTTTTTAAATGGAGATTGTGGCGACTAACCTGTAGCATGGCCCCAGGCCTAGCATATGTTTTAGGCGTATTATTTGTTTAATTGTAAGTTATACATCAGGACTATTTCATTTATATACACTGCGTCTCAGCTGAAAACCCTCGTTTTCACAGTACAGTTTGATGTTTTCAAGGTTTCAGTTTTTAATACCTAGAACAATCCCAACTAAAACAAACAATGATAGTTCAAGTACACATGACTGGGCTATCAAGTATACATGATTGGATAAAAGTTACATAGTGGATCCTTTTTCATTGTTAGTAATAGGCCATTATCTAATATACCTATTCTGAATTTATCTTGGAGTTTTTGTTTTTATGATGAAACGTATGTGTGAAATATGGCATGGACACAGACAGCAGTCTATGCTACAGCTCAGTCTTACTGCAGCCTTTTTTTTCATATTCACTGGCTTGGTCAACTCACGCCTAAACTATCACCTTCCAACCCGACTAAGAGCTCAGGCTATGCTCCAGATCAGTCTGTTACCACAGCTAGTAGGATCAACTCCCACACTCTAGCCCATGGTTTTATAAAGCCAAGCACCATAGCGGTTACATACGACTGAACAATATTTGCCTTAATAGCGCAACTGCTCAAAGCTGACAAAGCTTTATCTTATTCTCCAGTACTTTCAAGAAAGTAAGAATCCTGTTCCACTGAGTTGGCATTGATAAAATGGACGTAGGTGTCGAAATCACATTTTTTAAGCGAACTTAACAAGTATAACTGCTTTGTAGAACCTATCTCTGATTAACTATAGCATTGCAGGTGGTGTAAAAAATAAGTTACTTTACCAAAGTGATTGATTTTATTTACTCACATTTCATGAGTGGCTATGTTGCTTATAACATAACAAAAGTTAGTGTAGTCCAGTGCCCTCATATTTGGCCTGCATAttataatttaaaacaaataacTGACAAACTGACACTTACCAATGTTAAACATGGGTCTTATGGTGAAAGTTTACAATAGGGAGAATGTCATACTCGTGTTTCATGCAAGAATGTTATCAGCGCTTGACGTGAAGTATTATGGGAACAAATGAAGGTGTATCAGCTGTTTGCATTatgcagccaatgagagagcagcgGGCAGATGACATGTTTTGAAGTAATAGATTCAGAAGAAAGGGTGAAACATTGCTGTAAATGAGGATTATAACTGCTCCTTTTGAGTAACAGCTACTTAAACTGTACTACTATCTGCATCTGCAAACCAAGGACAGTGTTGCAACTCATGATATATTCGAAAAAGCAGTAAAACATTTCTCTGCAATCAATCTGTATGAGCATACTGAGTAAGGGATGTATGTTTTTTTATTGAATCATGGGAGGAGTTAGGTggatcatttttttttcattaaataatgGGTGATGGTAGGTGGATGAATGTTTATTAATATATCAAACATGCAACTCATtattaataaacattgatccacCTACTTTCCCCATGATTGAATTAAAAAACATTGACCACTTGCTCCAAGCAAAAGCTTTTGCTGCACTTCCAGATGATTCCATTCACACAAAGCTTTGGATCTTTAAGAGGCACTTCATACCACATTTGACACATTTTAATGTCTCTGCAATTAATTCATGAGATATGCACTAACAGATGATTCCACTATACAGCTCTCGCTGCCATTAATGTTTCTCTTGAAACACATTAATACAATGAAAAGCAGCAAACACCAATTTTGGTGCTAGCAGTACATTGCCTCTGTTCTCGTCTCTCGTTGGTTATGTCAAAGACTCATCCCAGTGACTACGCAAAACTGATGTGCTACCAACCTATGAATAGATAAGCACCGTCGTGACTACCGCTGGCCATAATTTAGACTTTAGCTATGTCTTACAGTGTTTGTATACTTTATACAGGAGATTATGGACACACAAACAATTCATCTCTACACCTTTACCTGTTGTATTAGACTTAGATTTTAATATTACTTACATAAAGTTTCACACAGATAACTTCACTAGATATATAGACCTATACATCTATAAATAGTTTCAATCAGATTCTAAATGCTACATATACTTACATCTTTTACTCTGTCTCTCTACTTCAGCTTTTAGTTTCTGATATTTTTCTGTTCTGTATACCATTAGCCATGTAAGACCTAAAAAAAGATATCATTTAGCTGTGACTATTGTACTGAATTTCAGTAAACACAATCTACACAACTTTCTTTTGTTGCGTAACAAAACAGCAAAACAGCTTCATAACATTTGTATGGcaattaataaaagtaaaaaagctgtaataagtaagatattatttatatttaataacaaACATCAGAATTCACCAAGCAAGAAGTGCCAAATGCGTGTGTCAGTTTTTAAGGACTTGCTCTGAGGGATCACCTAAGATTTATAGTCTAGCAAAAAGCTGTTTCTACTACACACATTAAAAACTACAAACGCAAACAAATCCATTTTAAGTACTGTCTACCTCTACAATCGGTACATGACTGAGAAGTGCACAGCACAGCAAGTGTACTGGTCATTATGGCTTTTTCCAATTCCATTTACATATGGCACGTGGAAAGACTGAGTGCTTAAACGCATACTTAATTAGTCTAATCTTTTCTCTGCAACACCagcataggaggggggggggggcgccagggcagggggggggggggaccaggtgGGATTGGGAGGGGTGTTATAGTACACTCCTAGATTCATCCCTTAAAGTTGGGTCTACAAACTTGCTAAGTAGGTTTTCATGGGATAGTTTGAATCTTACTTCAAGCGTCTGCTAGTTAAGTTCTTCTTCATCTTCGTGACATTTTCCCATGGGCTGAAAAAATCTACGACCACTTGTGCTGCCCTTTTTTTGTATCTATTTAAGTCTATTTGGTACACGTCCTACAATacgtgagcagtattctagaatgggtcgcatgagtgttttgtatgcagcctcctttgtaggctgattgcacttTCCTAGTGTTATACCAATAAATTGTAGTTCACCATTTGCTTTCCCTACGACTGAGCCTTTGAGATTGTTTGTCATATGCCTACGtattgttacacctagatatttgtatgagttgactgattccaactgttaCTCACTGATAATTTAGTTACAAATACTACACTTTTTGTTTCATGAAGTGCATAATTTTGTATTTCTGAATGTCTAAATCAAGTTGACAATCTTTGCATTACATTGAggtattatcaagatctaactgaacaTTTAAGCAACTTTTTTTGAACAGTATTTCATTACAAATAACTGAATCATCTAAAATAGTATTAAGTAATTATTAAtaccagcttctttcagacagcattTCATTATAGATCCCTGCATCCTGTACAAAAAGTATTAAGTTCTTTTAAAAACTGTCcataaggtcattaacatacaacatgaactgtaaagatctcaatgcactccTCTGAGGCATGCCCCAAGctgcttctacatctgttgatgactctccatccgagataacttaCTGCATACTTCCTACCAAAAAacactcaatccaatcacaaatttcacttgataccccacacaaaagtacttttgataataagcatagatgtggtactgagtcaaatgcttgtcGGAGACTGAGAAATACTGCACCTAACTGGctgccttgatccaaggctttcagttATTTCATGCGAGAAAAGTGGAAAATGGGTTCAACGTGATTGATGTTCTCAGTATCCATGCTGCCTGCAtacaggaggtcattctgttcacgatacctcattatgtttgagatcagaatgtgttctaagattctgcaacaaatgggTCTCATAGGTAGTGATTAAATAGCTATGCCATTCAACATTAAAGAccgatgtaattttactgacacaatgatcctcataaatttcggtttctgatgttacatagcatcaaattaagttttctgcaatgtcaaggaatttgtggaaatgccttgttccttttagtgctatacagttttcaaatctggttcGAAGTATTGTTTTCATATGCAAaaccacttcttctttcttgatcagacATAGGTAAAGCCTTTAATActatccttgcaaaagacatacttgtcctgtactgtgagaatatggtctgtggttggtctttgtaggctggctttacttcACGTTTTGTTGTTCCTCCTGCTCCATCAAATGCATTTTTACCATGAcaagatgcaaaaaagtgccattcagcctccaacaCAAAGTCTATTTTGAGGTTGCACAgacttgaaaaattctttttgttcttatatggactaccacttccatctgaaaagtatatcagcttctcaacctcgggaaatttttcttttatgtaacctattacatacttttgaaacacgtGTACACCCAATGTGTTGTGCTATAAGTAGTTACTTAGAATGCaaattgaaaaactgaaaacttcatctttctcatttttaaagtagataATAAATGGATACACTGTTGCCTGGTCATTAACCCTGTACCCCTGTATTGCgtcctgaatcacaaatgtaaaattttctgcaaaatcagctagcactatgcaTCCAGCttcatgaagttgtgcttttttgtcCTTAAAAAAACTCACTTTGtattttagaaacatagtggtgactttcgagtttttgtaagttatcaattaaagattacaagtactcttcctgagatttaaccactgttatcatttgtgccctgtcagttgtgacccactgtttgaaggtaatactgtctggcatttcctcatcacattcgtgaaacaattcaataacggtttccttaccagggcatttattacacaaactcatcatgcagtcattACTGTTAGTGTACAGACCATgaaatctagtaactctttgtagttaagctcactgagttttgcacccgcaatcatcagtttgacattttgatgatgtaAACACATACGGAGTGTGTCACTGAGAATCCagtgatagtgttaactaaatatatgccacaattaaattttattacaatgaaacaataaaccatttaaataggcaacagacataagatcagttgtagagtaacgtgaattatttcctcattttcaaaaattcatatctcttTCACAGTtacatatcaatgttgaaatttttacagtacattgctatcatataggtgtacaaactgtgcaaaaatcatatttttatattcagttccacctgagataactaaccccaaactttacataaaatgaaaattttcaaaaattcataaaaaattaaagaaacatttgcaaGTCTTCTTGCTCTATATGaagctagtagtgtatgatatccaactataggaaaaaatagactcttgtaaatcactccttgtttgttatttttgggactaaaaagtgaatttttgaaaatttggataccaaactttggaggtcattttgactggttatttttgaatttcagTTATTTTGTGTACTAGACAATGTTGTAGTGGGCACTTTTCTAAAATcagtcatgtcaattgcaatgttgtaacttattccagtgcagagatattcaaattttcgCTAATGTCTCCAGACTCAAAAATAGTCACGCGCCTACATATAAAAATGGTCACCATCCAGAAAAGAtgcaagataaattatttaacTCTTTGTCTGCCATGTGAGTTAAATATAAATCACAGGAAATGTTCTCTTAGGGGCCATGTGAAGTAAATACAACTCATGGACACTTTTCCATTTAAAGCTCCGTGGTGTAGTTGTAACTCACAGGAGCACGCTGTGACTCCGAGTTATAGCAGGTTATGGCACCAGTAACAAATCATGTTTATGGCCAAGAGCTCaagagtagttattgacatttgaatTTGTGAGTTATATATAACTCTCATGGCTTAATTGTATTGGacttttcttcttttcattatttgtttattatttaatttGACATAATACACAGTAGATTGTAATTGCAAATCACATACAGTTTTATTGACATTCTTCAACTCTAATTGTaacaacaatgaaactgaaaaatttgggtCATTCCACTTTGTTTCCCTAACACCTGTATGCACTGTGCTTTATGAAAAAACACTCTACACAAAAATATGAATCACAATTCTTAGATTTCCATGAAGTTTCTTTCCATTTCTTGACATCTTGCTCTTGTCcaaattcatttttcattttttcgtaGCACACTGTACACCTACGTATGGCTGCTCCCATGTTCACAAGTGCACAATGGCTCATCGGCGTCTTCTGAATGGAGTAGTCTCAAAGTCACTTCCTCTTTGAATTCTGTGATTGTGATCTTCTTGTTGTTGATGTATCGGTAAGTCACATGAGCATTTACCAGTGCTGACCCTGTCAACAATTCAATTGCAAGCTTCCTGTACCATGTCACACCCTGCCTTAGACAATGCAAATACGACTTAATTTGGGCAGAAAGGTCTATAAAAGGCTTTGACTGATTATAGTCAATTATCACTGTTTTCCTTCCTGGTTtgaaattctgcttcttcttctccatgaacagTACTCAGCATCACAACATAcctcttatctttccatttcagtacTACTACACCTGTAGTACTTTCCTTTGCTTTGTGTTCCCCCTTCTTCAGATTTGCCTGTACAACACCTTGAGGATTCAGTTTTCTGTTTTATCTTAAGGGTACcaactaaatgtgttgattgtTCAAGAAGCTGGTGTGCTAGATGAACACTTGTGCAAAAATTGTCTGTATATAAGATTCTGTCCTCATTGAGTAATCCACTCATAAGGCTCATAACAACAGAAGTGGCAAGAGGAACACCAGGATTCGCATTCTTCCCACAGTAAACTTTCATATTCCAGGTGTAGCCATCCTTTAGACAGAGTTTGAACAATTTAATTCCGAATTTATGGCCCTTATTCTTTATATACTGAATGAAATTTAGCCGCCCTCGAAATGGCACAAGTGTTTGGTCAATGCAAAGTTGTTTCTCCGGCACAACTACACTTTGAAATCACTGAAGTAATTTATCAATAAGAGGCTGAATTTTTGATAAGCGGTTTACCAATGGGCACTGGTTGTTATCGGAAAAATGCCATATACGTAAAAGCAGTTCAAAACGAATGTGTGACATAACATTTTTTACACTGTCGTGATAGAGCATATTTCTTGACCAATAATTTGGAATCCTCAGTTTTACATTTAgtgacatccataacaaaaatcctaaaaattgttcaatttcagttttcCTGACATCAGTCCGCTTTTTCAGTCGTGAAGTAACAGTTACTGAATGACTTTCTAAGACTTGTTTTTCGTACAAACCAGTTTGTTGAGTCACGTATTGTAGAATTTCATCAGgtacaaaatatttgaagaaatcgtaTGGTGTCTTGCCTTTGAGAGTTAGTGCAACAGAAGCATTTACACCAGAACTGGaatgaataaatgtaaagtttttcatatttttacccGTAACTGGCCCACAGACAATCTCATTAGAATTTGTTCTAAGTGTGTCGTCCTCATCTTCAGAACTTCATCATATCACACTTACTTCAATTGAACCTGAATCAACTGCAGTAGTTATGGCACTAACATGGTTAGAGGTGCTTTGTTGCCTGGTTATAACAGCTGTGAAGTTCGGTTCTTTGACTAAATGTGaacataaaactcttcttcctACTTCACTCATGTGATTCCATCATCAGAGGTTCCGGTTTCGCTTCCGGTCTCCTCTGGTAAAAATTCGTTTGAGCTATCACCAAATAAAGACATAGAATCTTCATCACTTATGCCCATAACTTCATCTAAAGGCTGCTGTACATGCCTTTGTTCATCTTCGTAACTTCTACGAGACATTTTCTTCTGCTACTATATCAATTTGTTATAGAgcaaacaacactgaataaagACTGTAGCAACAATGCAGGAATGCAATAATGGAACGGTACACAAATAATGCTGTGGAATGAAAACCTGACAGGAGTACAAGCCTAAAATTATTAGCAAGATAGCAAATGACACACTTGGTACCTTTACTCTGTGGCCATCGGAATCATATGCAactcacacaaaaaaaattaaaaaaaggtactAAAATGCCATATTTTCACTTTATCTGCAGTTAACAAGTTTGCTTGGAGCAAACTAAAGCAGGATatttgaaaaaaagtaaaatagctCCAAGGAGTCGGTAACCCAAATATACCATGGCAGTCAGTgcgttaaaaaaaactgttttgaacttctcaaatatggGGCAAtcacatattaaaaatttaaatatttaaaaatggtcaagcaaccatcactggaccacttcatatggattgaccctTTCTCTGGaacgtttttcagtattttttcataAAACTAACTTCGTTAAAGTTTACAGTGGAGTCAATTTTGCATAATAATCAATTATATATACATAAAACTCCAAAGAAAATAAATAGCTTATTTAAGAACTAAAGGACTTTCTTATttgagaaaaacatgtattataatTATCAGTTTCTATAAATTCTTCAGTTGAATAGAATTCGCTGTATTTTGGCCAAGTTTGTAATATGCTCTTATATTTATTAAATGATACCGTGCGATAAATGCAGATAGTATACGCACTTTTTATAAGTAAATactaatatataaattaaatgtagaaagaGCTGATCCTTTATTTACAGTTCTTTTAAACACTTTCGTGTTTGCATATAGATTGTGTGATACCTTAGAGTTAAAATACACGCACTGAAAAGGGAACTACCGCAAATAACAGCACATGTTCACTGTAAACATACAGTGTTAAGACGATCAATCACTTCAATTAACACTTCTAACGCAGGATGCCTATTCCCATGCCATTCACTCTGGCAAAAAAGACGTGATTCTCTAATTACAGTTGTGTAGTTTTAACTAAAAATTCGAAAGTTTAGGAAAATGAAAACGTGTTATTCCCATAGAAAAAAACTGAAGATTAATTTCATTAAATACTCTCACCTTCTCCCAACAATGCTGTGCATACCGATATGAAAAGAATCAACAACGTATCAGCCCACATTTTGTTCCACAACACACAACTCCCACCACGTAACACAGCTGATCACAGTCAACAACATTCAACAGTCAACACAACAAGGAACAATTTCATCTCAATTTTTGACGAAAGATACGGTACTTCGAATGACACAAGATTACCAAAGAACTCCATGAGCTCCCATTCTACAGGCAACTAAAACTTGCACCTCCCTCCAGCCGCCAACTACGTACTAGCCAGCGAAATGGGCTATTGACTGTCACGGCAGCTGGTCTGACAGAGAAGCTAAAAATCATTTGAAGCCAGATTCACACTAAACGTGAAGGCATCAGAAGGCGACGTTATCGTCAAATGGCGATGTGTTCACATCAAGCGTAACGTCAGCACAATTGGTTCGCTTATTTAGCCCACTACCGAACGGTAAGAGTGATTTTATAGGTCCCTCTACACGATCAAGTTGATCAAGTAATATGTCTCATCCTGCTATTTTTGCCACCTATTTGATCATGTACCGCTGCTATTTGACTTGTAAGTCAAACACAGATCGTGTTAGACAAATATCTTGGTTGATGGAAAACTTGACAAC
This genomic stretch from Schistocerca cancellata isolate TAMUIC-IGC-003103 chromosome 5, iqSchCanc2.1, whole genome shotgun sequence harbors:
- the LOC126187601 gene encoding calcium load-activated calcium channel; protein product: MWADTLLILFISVCTALLGEGLTWLMVYRTEKYQKLKAEVERQSKRLEKRKEAHGDSFDKQHKKKIEREEEKLKNNNRDLSLVKMKSVFAIGFAFTALLSMFNSIFDGRVVARLPFVPISWIQGLSHRNLPGDDYTECSFIFLYILCTMSIRQNIQKLLGFAPSRTASKQSGGLFGPPPQQFK